A part of Pantoea vagans genomic DNA contains:
- a CDS encoding RES family NAD+ phosphorylase produces MAVPFFRLVKREYAMTAFDGFGARTYGGRWNSVGTVCVYMGSSRALCVLEALVHLTIQDLAHDYAMLAINVPESLITELSLGALPADWQADPAPSSTRQIGDDWLASPDNGLVLKVPSTLTGEWNALFNPRHPAAAGIISKVVVEPFFFDPRFGLHRDAGSPTAQ; encoded by the coding sequence ATGGCGGTGCCTTTCTTTCGCCTGGTGAAGCGTGAGTATGCGATGACCGCCTTTGATGGGTTCGGTGCCCGTACCTATGGCGGGCGCTGGAATTCTGTGGGAACGGTCTGTGTCTACATGGGATCGAGCCGGGCGCTCTGTGTGCTGGAGGCGCTGGTGCACCTCACCATTCAGGATCTGGCGCACGACTACGCAATGCTGGCGATTAACGTACCGGAATCACTGATCACCGAGCTTTCACTGGGGGCATTACCCGCTGACTGGCAGGCCGATCCTGCGCCATCTTCTACCCGACAAATTGGTGATGACTGGCTCGCCAGCCCGGACAACGGCCTGGTGCTGAAGGTGCCGAGCACGCTGACGGGTGAATGGAACGCGCTGTTCAATCCCCGTCATCCGGCAGCGGCTGGCATCATCAGTAAAGTGGTGGTGGAACCGTTTTTCTTCGACCCGCGCTTCGGGCTGCACCGGGACGCCGGTTCCCCGACCGCCCAGTAA
- the hpxO gene encoding FAD-dependent urate hydroxylase HpxO, translating to MKAIVIGGGIGGMSSAIALEKAGIDVEVFEAVQEMKPVGAAISIWPNGVKCLNALGMKTALRELGGNMAYMAYHDGATGTPLTRFSMAPLVQQVGEYPCPVARAELQAMLIDTFGRERVQFGKRVIQVEQTENGVIATFSDNSQAHGDFLIAADGTHSVVRDYVLEEKLERRYAGYVNWNGLVTIDERIAPADQWTTFVGDGKRVSLMPVSGNRFYFFFDVPLPKGLPQDRSTVKADLTGYFQGWAEPVQQLIAAIHPDTTNRVEIHDIEPFSRFVKGRVALLGDAAHSTTPDIGQGGCAAMEDAVVLATTLASHSLGIEDALLRYQARRVERVKDLVLKARKRCDVTHARDPAVTAEWYQSLKNETGERVLAGMCETIEGGPLG from the coding sequence ATGAAAGCAATCGTAATTGGTGGCGGTATTGGTGGAATGAGCAGCGCGATTGCGCTGGAGAAAGCCGGAATCGACGTTGAGGTCTTTGAAGCCGTTCAGGAAATGAAGCCCGTCGGCGCGGCCATTTCCATCTGGCCCAACGGCGTTAAATGCCTGAATGCGCTGGGAATGAAAACCGCGCTGCGTGAGCTGGGCGGCAATATGGCCTATATGGCCTATCACGATGGCGCAACAGGTACACCTCTGACCCGCTTCAGCATGGCACCGCTGGTGCAGCAGGTGGGCGAATATCCCTGTCCTGTGGCGCGGGCAGAACTGCAGGCGATGCTGATTGACACCTTCGGACGTGAACGGGTGCAGTTTGGCAAGCGCGTGATCCAGGTCGAACAGACTGAAAATGGCGTTATCGCAACCTTCTCTGACAACAGTCAGGCGCACGGCGATTTTCTGATTGCCGCCGATGGCACTCATTCCGTCGTCCGCGACTATGTGCTGGAAGAGAAGCTGGAACGACGTTATGCCGGTTACGTTAACTGGAACGGTCTGGTTACCATTGATGAGCGCATTGCGCCCGCCGATCAGTGGACCACGTTTGTCGGTGACGGCAAGCGAGTTTCACTGATGCCGGTCAGCGGCAATCGGTTCTACTTCTTCTTTGATGTGCCGCTGCCGAAGGGACTGCCGCAGGATCGCAGCACCGTGAAAGCGGACTTAACTGGCTACTTCCAGGGCTGGGCGGAGCCGGTGCAGCAACTGATTGCGGCAATTCATCCCGACACCACCAATCGGGTTGAGATCCACGACATCGAACCGTTCAGCCGCTTTGTCAAAGGGCGCGTAGCGCTGCTTGGCGATGCCGCCCACAGCACCACGCCTGATATTGGTCAGGGTGGCTGTGCGGCGATGGAAGATGCCGTGGTGCTGGCCACGACGCTGGCTTCGCATTCGCTGGGCATCGAAGATGCCCTGCTGCGCTATCAGGCACGACGGGTTGAGCGGGTAAAAGATCTGGTGCTGAAAGCGCGTAAACGCTGTGATGTGACCCATGCGCGCGACCCGGCGGTTACGGCGGAATGGTATCAGTCATTGAAAAACGAAACCGGTGAGCGGGTGCTGGCCGGAATGTGCGAAACCATTGAAGGCGGCCCGCTGGGCTAA
- the ampC gene encoding class C beta-lactamase: protein MKKPLFYLALFSLSASCVAADLSSQQVTSLVKAAIEPLMEQQTIPGMSVAVLYKGRAQFVNLGVADPESRRRVTENTLFELGSVSKTFTGTLAGVMIRNGEIRLSDPVQKRWPQLTGEQWRPVRMLHLATYTAGGLPLQLPDEVTDQASLLRFYQNWQPTAAPGLQRQYSNASIGLFGSLMVKGDYEQAMERHVFQPLRLTRTYITVPPSMMLNYAWGYKNGQPVRVSPGMLDAEAYGIKSTARDMLTFMQANIDPNRLSAGNAVLRNAIRTAQSRYFNVGSLYQGLGWEIYDWPVDAETLLRDNDNAVALKPRPATQVNPVGPSQRASWVHKTGATRGFGAYIAFISEQNSGIVLLANKNYPNPLRIRVAWQILQALQQGTPE, encoded by the coding sequence ATGAAAAAGCCATTGTTTTACCTTGCTTTATTTTCTCTCTCTGCCAGCTGTGTTGCCGCCGATCTCTCCTCACAGCAGGTCACTTCTCTGGTTAAAGCCGCGATCGAACCGCTGATGGAGCAGCAGACGATCCCCGGCATGTCGGTGGCGGTGCTTTACAAGGGCCGGGCGCAGTTTGTGAACCTCGGCGTGGCCGATCCTGAGTCACGCCGGCGGGTCACAGAAAACACGCTGTTTGAACTGGGGTCGGTGAGTAAAACCTTTACCGGCACCCTGGCCGGGGTCATGATCCGCAACGGCGAAATACGCCTTAGCGATCCGGTGCAGAAGCGCTGGCCACAGCTGACCGGTGAGCAGTGGCGTCCGGTGCGCATGCTGCATCTGGCGACCTATACCGCAGGTGGCCTGCCGTTACAGCTGCCTGATGAGGTTACCGATCAGGCTTCGCTGCTCCGCTTTTATCAAAACTGGCAGCCAACGGCAGCACCCGGTTTGCAGCGCCAGTACTCTAACGCCAGTATCGGTCTGTTTGGCTCGCTGATGGTGAAGGGCGATTATGAGCAGGCGATGGAGCGACATGTGTTCCAGCCGCTGCGCCTGACGCGCACGTACATTACCGTGCCGCCGTCGATGATGCTCAACTATGCGTGGGGCTACAAAAATGGCCAGCCGGTGCGGGTTTCGCCCGGCATGCTTGATGCGGAAGCGTATGGCATTAAATCCACCGCGCGGGACATGCTCACTTTTATGCAGGCGAACATCGATCCAAACCGTTTATCGGCGGGCAATGCGGTGCTGCGGAATGCCATCCGTACGGCGCAGTCGCGCTACTTCAACGTCGGCAGTCTCTATCAGGGGCTGGGCTGGGAGATCTACGACTGGCCCGTCGATGCTGAGACGCTGCTCAGGGACAACGATAATGCTGTTGCGCTAAAGCCGCGTCCGGCCACGCAGGTTAATCCGGTCGGGCCATCGCAGCGCGCCAGCTGGGTGCATAAAACCGGTGCCACCAGGGGTTTTGGTGCCTATATCGCCTTTATTTCAGAGCAGAACAGCGGCATCGTTTTACTTGCCAACAAAAATTACCCCAATCCGCTTCGCATCAGGGTGGCGTGGCAGATTCTGCAGGCGCTCCAGCAGGGGACTCCGGAATAA
- the dcp gene encoding peptidyl-dipeptidase Dcp: MNARQNPFFSVSTLPYQAPPFDQIEEQDFLPALQAGIEEKRQDVEAIALNSEAPTFLNTFEALEKSGQLLNRVNLVFSAMTSAHTSPYLQQVDEEIAPQLTALNDDIMLNRPLFSRLDAVYLQRAKLDAESKRLVEVIWQRFQLAGANLPEAQKQQLKALNQEAARLSTRFTNKLLAATKAGGLVVNDLQQLAGLSPADLAVAQAEAQARGLEKSWLLVLQNTTQQPALQSLADRATREALYKAGVTRTEKGDENDTRELVLRLAQVRAEQARLLGFTSYAEWKLQDQMAKTPDAALAFMRNIVPAARARAEREAAAIQQTIDQQQGDFTLQAWDWRFYAEQVRRARYDLDESQIKPYFELNSVLQNGVFWAATQLYGIRFTARQDLPVYHPDVQVYEIFDADDTPLALFYTDFFKRDSKGGGAWMSNFVNQSTLLDSKPVIYNVCNYTKPPAGESALLSWDDVITMFHEFGHTLHGLFASQRYPSLSGTETPRDFVEFPSQINEHWASEPAVFLNYARHYQTQALMPAELHDKIVRAATFNKGYEMSELLSAALLDLHWHSLNRDAAPQSVEGFEQQALQSDNMALTAVPPRYRSSYFQHIWGGGYAAGYYAYIWTQMLADDGYQWFAEHGGLTRENGDIFRQKILSRGNSSDLKALYESWRGAAPQLEPMLKNRGLAD, from the coding sequence ATGAACGCCCGTCAGAATCCCTTCTTTAGCGTCAGCACACTGCCTTACCAGGCGCCTCCCTTTGACCAGATTGAGGAGCAGGATTTCCTGCCCGCGCTGCAGGCGGGCATTGAGGAGAAGCGTCAGGACGTTGAGGCGATCGCCCTGAACAGCGAAGCGCCCACCTTTCTCAACACCTTTGAGGCGCTGGAGAAGAGCGGACAGCTCCTCAATCGGGTGAATCTGGTCTTCAGCGCCATGACTTCGGCCCATACCAGCCCTTATCTGCAGCAGGTAGATGAGGAGATTGCGCCGCAGCTTACTGCGCTCAACGACGACATCATGCTGAACCGTCCGCTGTTTTCACGGCTCGATGCGGTTTATCTGCAGCGCGCCAAACTGGATGCCGAATCAAAACGGCTGGTTGAGGTGATCTGGCAGCGTTTCCAGCTGGCGGGCGCCAATCTCCCGGAGGCGCAGAAGCAACAGCTTAAAGCCCTGAATCAGGAAGCGGCGCGCCTCAGTACCCGTTTCACCAATAAACTGCTGGCCGCCACCAAAGCGGGCGGACTGGTCGTTAATGATCTGCAGCAGCTGGCGGGACTGTCACCGGCCGACCTGGCGGTGGCCCAGGCGGAAGCGCAGGCGCGCGGACTGGAAAAAAGCTGGCTGCTGGTGTTGCAGAATACCACGCAACAACCGGCGCTGCAGAGCCTGGCCGATCGCGCAACCCGGGAAGCGCTGTATAAAGCGGGCGTGACGCGCACGGAAAAAGGCGATGAGAACGATACCCGTGAGCTGGTATTACGGCTGGCGCAGGTCAGGGCGGAGCAGGCCCGGCTGCTGGGTTTTACCAGCTATGCCGAGTGGAAGCTGCAGGATCAGATGGCGAAAACCCCCGATGCGGCGCTGGCCTTTATGCGCAACATCGTGCCCGCCGCGCGCGCCCGTGCGGAACGTGAAGCGGCGGCCATTCAGCAGACCATCGATCAGCAGCAGGGCGATTTTACTCTGCAGGCATGGGACTGGCGTTTTTATGCCGAACAGGTACGGCGTGCCCGCTACGATCTCGATGAGAGCCAGATTAAGCCTTACTTTGAGCTGAATTCGGTGCTGCAGAATGGGGTCTTCTGGGCGGCGACGCAGCTCTATGGCATCCGTTTTACCGCGCGACAGGATCTGCCGGTTTATCATCCTGACGTGCAAGTGTATGAGATTTTCGATGCCGACGACACGCCGCTGGCGCTGTTCTATACCGACTTCTTCAAACGCGACAGTAAAGGCGGCGGTGCCTGGATGAGTAACTTCGTCAACCAGTCAACGCTGCTCGACAGCAAACCGGTGATCTACAACGTCTGTAACTACACCAAACCGCCCGCCGGGGAATCGGCGCTGCTGAGCTGGGACGACGTCATCACGATGTTTCATGAGTTCGGCCACACGCTGCACGGCCTGTTTGCCAGCCAGCGCTACCCAAGCCTGTCGGGCACGGAAACCCCGCGCGATTTCGTTGAGTTTCCTTCGCAGATCAATGAGCACTGGGCCAGCGAGCCCGCGGTGTTCCTCAATTACGCCCGCCACTATCAGACTCAGGCGTTAATGCCTGCTGAGCTGCATGACAAGATCGTCCGGGCCGCGACGTTCAACAAAGGCTATGAGATGAGCGAGCTGCTGTCTGCCGCGCTGCTGGACCTGCACTGGCACAGCCTTAACCGTGATGCCGCGCCGCAAAGCGTGGAAGGGTTTGAGCAGCAGGCGTTGCAGAGCGACAATATGGCGCTGACGGCGGTGCCGCCGCGCTATCGGTCCAGCTATTTTCAGCACATCTGGGGTGGAGGCTATGCCGCAGGGTATTACGCCTATATCTGGACGCAGATGCTCGCCGACGATGGCTATCAGTGGTTTGCGGAGCATGGCGGACTGACGCGTGAGAACGGTGACATCTTCCGGCAGAAGATTCTGTCGCGCGGCAACAGCAGCGATCTCAAAGCGCTGTATGAAAGCTGGCGGGGCGCAGCGCCTCAGCTGGAGCCGATGCTGAAGAATCGCGGTCTGGCGGATTAA
- the parS gene encoding antitoxin Xre/MbcA/ParS toxin-binding domain-containing protein, producing MSIAIYTPTQHQPDRSLLHALNLPETLPDAHQRIATGFSSGVLKRTASLSTFDEGWLCRLAGIDRTTYNRKVKDPQQTFSPDQSGRIYMLIRVLSAASKLFRDDRERLVQWLETPAKALGGKKPAEMTTTVAGAEAVINLIGQLEHGVIT from the coding sequence ATGTCCATCGCCATCTACACACCCACTCAGCATCAGCCTGACCGTTCGCTACTTCACGCCCTGAATCTGCCGGAAACGCTGCCTGATGCACACCAGCGTATTGCAACAGGATTCAGCAGCGGCGTACTGAAACGCACCGCGTCATTGTCCACTTTTGACGAGGGCTGGCTCTGCCGTCTGGCGGGCATCGATCGCACCACATATAACCGTAAAGTCAAAGATCCGCAGCAGACCTTCTCGCCCGATCAGAGCGGACGGATCTATATGCTGATCCGCGTCCTTTCTGCCGCCAGCAAACTGTTTCGTGACGACAGAGAGCGGCTGGTACAGTGGCTGGAAACGCCCGCCAAAGCGCTGGGCGGTAAAAAACCGGCTGAGATGACCACCACGGTGGCCGGTGCTGAAGCGGTGATTAACCTGATTGGTCAGCTTGAGCATGGCGTGATCACCTGA
- a CDS encoding glycosyltransferase family 4 protein — translation MKIGITNNQYPEQRNILVNPENEYINLKKSNLFYFINPLRTRLLKKNKTFVFQPVPFSGASRADILHLFNEVAITQQKWVASFETELPRVLPVAGVAKQDNPELKRLVPYLLKDNCLGLIAISDATLNIQMKLFKPDVAQQIRRKTLVLHPPQKLFVQQKTPRQPGVLKLIFAGNEFYRKGGAEVVLAISELIEEHRLDESQLDLQLIGDLTKRRNVAHRQFQDDDAFCRDIENRIKRYRCITHHSQMENSALMQLFRQSDAGLLPTWQETYGFSVLEMQANGCPVITSNVRALPEINPANAGWVIASPLNADREYSITSAEQKSQLRRSLVDGLKSTLLAIIERPEILQEKGEAAILRIKEQHDTQRYIARLNDIYSRGVMNVTQHPPVVSI, via the coding sequence ATGAAAATTGGAATTACGAATAACCAGTATCCGGAGCAACGTAATATCTTAGTTAATCCGGAAAACGAATATATAAATCTGAAAAAGAGCAATCTGTTCTATTTTATTAATCCGTTACGCACCCGATTACTTAAAAAGAATAAAACCTTTGTCTTTCAGCCTGTGCCTTTTTCCGGGGCATCGCGGGCTGACATCCTTCACCTGTTCAACGAAGTTGCGATTACTCAGCAGAAGTGGGTTGCCTCGTTTGAAACTGAACTGCCGCGCGTGCTGCCGGTGGCGGGTGTCGCCAAGCAGGACAATCCCGAGCTGAAACGGCTTGTTCCTTATCTGTTAAAAGATAACTGTCTGGGGCTGATTGCCATCTCAGACGCCACGCTGAACATCCAGATGAAACTGTTCAAACCGGATGTTGCGCAGCAAATCCGCCGTAAAACCCTGGTGCTGCATCCGCCGCAAAAGCTGTTCGTTCAGCAAAAAACGCCGCGTCAGCCAGGTGTCCTGAAGCTGATTTTTGCCGGCAATGAGTTCTACCGTAAAGGCGGGGCGGAAGTGGTGCTGGCAATCAGTGAGCTGATTGAAGAGCACCGGCTGGATGAGTCGCAGCTGGACCTGCAGCTGATTGGCGATCTCACCAAACGTCGCAACGTTGCTCATCGTCAGTTCCAGGATGATGATGCTTTCTGTCGCGACATTGAGAACCGCATCAAGCGCTATCGCTGCATTACGCATCATTCACAGATGGAAAACAGTGCGCTGATGCAGCTGTTCCGTCAGAGCGATGCCGGACTGTTACCGACCTGGCAGGAGACTTACGGTTTCTCCGTGCTGGAGATGCAGGCCAATGGCTGTCCGGTCATCACCAGCAACGTGCGTGCGCTGCCGGAGATCAATCCTGCCAATGCGGGCTGGGTGATTGCGAGTCCGCTGAACGCCGATCGCGAATACAGCATCACCTCGGCGGAGCAAAAATCGCAGCTGCGCCGGTCGCTGGTGGACGGGCTGAAATCGACGCTGCTCGCCATCATTGAACGTCCTGAAATATTGCAGGAGAAAGGGGAAGCGGCCATTCTGCGCATCAAAGAGCAGCATGACACCCAGCGTTATATCGCCCGGCTCAACGATATCTATAGCCGTGGCGTGATGAATGTCACTCAACACCCTCCTGTTGTCTCAATTTGA